Proteins encoded by one window of Capra hircus breed San Clemente chromosome 8, ASM170441v1, whole genome shotgun sequence:
- the NEFL gene encoding neurofilament light polypeptide yields MSSFSYEPYYSTSYKRRYVETPRVHISSVRSGYSTARSAYSSYSAPVSSSLSVRRSYSSSSGSLMPSLESLDLSQVAAISNDLKSIRTQEKAQLQDLNDRFASFIERVHELEQQNKVLEAELLVLRQKHSEPSRFRALYEQEIRDLRLAAEDATNEKQALQGEREGLEETLRNLQARYEEEVLSREDAEGRLMEARKGADEAALARAELEKRIDSLMDEIAFLKKVHEEEIAELQAQIQYAQISVEMDVSSKPDLSAALKDIRAQYEKLAAKNMQNAEEWFKSRFTVLTESAAKNTDAVRAAKDEVSESRRLLKAKTLEIEACRGMNEALEKQLQELEDKQNADISAMQDTINKLENELRTTKSEMARYLKEYQDLLNVKMALDIEIAAYRKLLEGEETRLSFTSVGSLTTGYTQSSQVFGRSAYGGLQTSSYLMSARSFPSYYTSHVQEEQIEVEETIEAAKAEEAKDEPPSEGEAEEEEKEKEEAEAEAEAEAEAEEEEGAQEEEAAKEDAEEAKEEEEGGEAEEAEETKEAEEEEKKDEGAGEEQATKKKD; encoded by the exons ATGAGTTCCTTCAGCTACGAGCCGTACTACTCGACTTCCTACAAACGGCGCTATGTGGAGACGCCCCGGGTGCACATCTCCAGCGTGCGCAGCGGCTACAGCACCGCGCGCTCCGCTTACTCCAGCTACTCCGCGCCCGTCTCCTCCTCACTATCCGTGCGGCGCAGCTACTCCTCCAGCTCCGGTTCCTTGATGCCCAGCCTCGAGAGCCTCGACCTGAGCCAGGTCGCCGCCATCAGCAACGATCTCAAGTCGATCCGCACCCAGGAGAAGGCGCAGCTGCAGGACCTCAACGACCGTTTCGCCAGCTTCATCGAGCGCGTGcacgagctggagcagcagaacAAGGTCCTGGAAGCCGAGCTGCTGGTGCTGCGCCAGAAGCACTCCGAGCCCTCCCGCTTCCGGGCGCTCTACGAGCAGGAGATCCGCGATCTGCGTCTGGCAGCGGAAGACGCCACCAACGAGAAGCAGGCACTCCAGGGTGAGCGCGAGGGGCTGGAGGAGACCCTGCGCAACCTGCAGGCGCGCTACGAAGAGGAGGTGCTGAGCCGTGAGGACGCCGAGGGCCGGCTGATGGAAGCGCGCAAAGGGGCCGACGAGGCGGCTCTCGCCCGCGCCGAGCTCGAAAAGCGCATAGACAGCCTGATGGACGAAATCGCCTTTCTGAAGAAAGTGCACGAAGAGGAGATCGCCGAGCTGCAGGCACAGATCCAGTATGCACAGATCTCCGTGGAGATGGACGTGTCCTCCAAGCCCGACCTCTCCGCCGCGCTCAAGGACATCCGCGCCCAGTATGAGAAGCTGGCAGCCAAGAACATGCAGAATGCAGAAGAATGGTTCAAGAGCCGCTTCACCGTGCTGACCGAGAGCGCCGCCAAGAACACCGATGCTGTGCGCGCCGCCAAGGACGAGGTGTCCGAGAGCCGCCGCCTGCTTAAGGCCAAGACCCTGGAGATCGAAGCATGCCGGGGCATGAACGAAGCGCTGGAGAAGCAATTGCAGGAGCTAGAGGACAAACAGAATGCAGACATTAGCGCTATGCAG GACACAatcaacaaattggaaaatgaaTTGAGAACCACAAAGAGCGAAATGGCAAGATACCTCAAGGAATACCAAGACCTCCTTAATGTCAAGATGGCTTTGGACATTGAGATTGCAGCTTACAG gaaaCTCTTGGAAGGTGAGGAGACCCGGCTCAGTTTCACCAGTGTGGGCAGCCTAACCACCGGCTACACCCAGAGCTCCCAGGTCTTTGGCCGATCTGCCTATGGAGGTTTGCAGACCAGCTCCTATTTGATGTCTGCCCGCTCCTTCCCGTCCTACTACACCAGCCACGTCCAGGAGGAGCAGATAGAGGTGGAGGAGACCATCGAGGCTGCTAAAGCTGAGGAAGCCAAGGATGAGCCCCCCTCTGAAGGAGAAGCagaagaagaggagaaggaaaaggaagaggctgaggctgaggctgaagctgaggctgaggctgaggaagaggagggagccCAAGAGGAAGAAG CTGCCAAGGAAGATGCTGAGGAagcaaaggaggaagaagaaggaggTGAAGCCGAAGAAGCAGAAGAAACCAAAgaagcagaggaggaagagaaaaaagatgaaGGTGCTGGGGAGGAGCAAGCCACTAAGAAGAAAGATTGA